In one Oryza glaberrima chromosome 2, OglaRS2, whole genome shotgun sequence genomic region, the following are encoded:
- the LOC127762044 gene encoding uncharacterized protein LOC127762044 codes for MSAGGAFGGNRGVRPVPPEKGVFPLDHLHECDLEKKDYLACLKSTGFQSEKCRQFSKKYLECRMERNLMAKQDMSELGFRSEDVMNPSPNKKNNLESSASGPNEER; via the exons ATGAGTGCAG GCGGTGCGTTTGGTGGAAATCGGGGCGTGAGGCCTGTGCCTCCCGAAAAGGGAGTGTTCCCACTGGATCACTTGCACGAGTGTGACTTG GAGAAGAAAGATTATCTTGCGTGCCTTAAATCAACTGGATTTCAGTCCGAAAAATGTCGGCAGTTCTCGAAGAAGTACCTGGAATGTAGGATGGAGAG AAACCTGATGGCAAAGCAAGATATGTCAGAGCTTGGGTTTAGAAGTGAGGATGTCATGAACCCATcacccaacaaaaaaaacaatctgGAAAGTTCTGCAAGTGGTCCAAACGAGGAAAGATAG